CTCTCGGCCCCTTGGCGGAGGCGGTGGGCGCCCGACAGGTGCCTGGCCACGCGCAGGGGGCGCAGGAGGGACCGCACGGGCCTGGTGGTCATTTGAGAAGAGAACCAGAGAGTGTCAACCAACAGCAACCACTACGACCAGTGAATATCACTTAAGATTTGAAACATGTTCAGGTCTTTTCACTAGCCCCTTTACATCAACATGCCCTGCAGTAGATCCCCCCTTGTTTCACTGTGAAAGCACAGAATCAACAGACACTTCTGCTGCTGGAACTTCCATGCCACTTGCATTTGCCACAAGGAGAAGTCAAACCTAAATTTAACAAATCTTCATTTAATGAAGCTTTAAGACCACCAAAGCCTTTTCCTTCCCCTGGAATGCCTTCCACATAGTCGCACCTCGTTAAAATGAAGTCGCACCCAACACGACAATGCCTTATTTATATACAATATTCGTTATATGCATGAACGCTATAttggcaaaaaagaaataaaaaaatagaagagCAGTTGGGTCTACTTCCAATTTTCATGGCTTGCGAATTTTCAGCAGCTTGCTGGGTGCCGATACATGACATGGGAACAGCAATAAATTACATACACATTCTGCACAGTTGCTAATATGCAACCGTGCAATCTCTGATCACACAGGATCAGCACATTGGCTTGATGGCGGTAGTCCAACCAGTCCAAGCTGCTTGCTGAAATGCAGATGCACGTCCAGAATGTGGTACTTCAAGTTGCCTTAAGTGAACACAGTCACTAAATGATTTTTCACACATGAAGGAGGTTGAATGCAGACCTGAAATCTGCTACCCGCGCAGTGTTATGAGGTCTACTGGTACCAACATATTAATAGCAAAGTTCCTGTGACGGCTTGTCACCACTCACTACGCCGGTTGTCAGCAAACTTTTGTTACAGCCATACTGCCTAGCCCCGCAGTCTTAACAAGCACTGCTTTGTTGGCAACCAAAGTTGATATTTGATGCCTAGTTGACATGGCGGCAACTTCGTTCGCTGTCACCAACTTCGTTCgctgtaaacaagaaaaggtgtgAGGAACACGCAACCAAAAGCCGTAGGTGCCCGCAACGGCCGCTTCCCCACGGTACTCGTCTGCCCTTGTCACGTGAAAATGCCACCACACACTCGGTTTTCTATTCCGATACCAGCAAATCTGCTCGCGGATTGTCGCATGTCGCCATTAGCAGTTATCATCGCCAAGCAATTGCGATAGGCATCTTTGCTTAACTGTTTCACAGCGCGTGCCTACGACCAGTGAATATCACTTAAGATTTGAAACAGGTTCAGGTCTTTTCACTAGCCACTTTACATCAACACGCCCTGCAGTAGATCCCCTCTTGTTTCACTGTGAAAGCGTAATGCACACTTTTAATAGGCTGATAACCCAAACACGCCACTGTTGCTGCAGGTGGTGCAAAGTGAAGCATCATATTTTGCTCCGGTGGCATCTTGGCAATGTGTTTCAGCATTGCACACCAGCTCGATTTCGGTTTGGTTTCACCTCGCCATCTTAAATTGACAATGCGCGTCTCTGGTCGCTCAGACCCCACAAGCACGACAGGCGTCGGCGTCTTGTGCCACGACGATTTTCGCCAAGTGGGCACATTAAAACTTCCCGCCAAAATGATCCCTGCCCGAAGAAGCTGCTTACTCAAGCCGAATTCGAGGAACACGAATGTAAGTTTGCCAAAACCACAAGAATGTCAAGACGCGTCTCGGGCTACACTAGACCGGTGCACAAGATCTTGGGTTGCTCAGGCCCCACAAGCTCAACGCGTGTCAGCGTCTCGTGCCAGAATGATTTTCAGCGAATGGGTACGTCAAAACTTCCCGTCGAAATGCTCAGCCCGGGTAAGCTGCTGACCCAAGCCGAATTCGAGGAGCGTAATCGCACGTAAGCATGCCGAAACCACAAAAACGTCAATGTGCTTCTCTGGCCCCAGCACCAGATCAGCGCAACGCTTCGCATTACATAGATGTCAATTACAGTCGAGTGTGCCAAATGATTTACTGACTTTCGATCGCATGTTCCCGGTTAGTAAGTTTTTTccaaaacatatgaacgaggttctactgtaatcaCACTGGTCCAAAAATCAGGCACTTGAAAAATCAGTTGGTGACTATGTTTCATATTTTTGCCACCAGGATACATAATTTGACCCATGTGCAAACAAAAATATGCTTTGCTATAACGAATACGGTATTGGATTGTGCATTTCAGCTTCATTATAAAGCATGGCCAACcaaattttagatttacttcaaTGTATCCAATAATTTGTAACATTTGTTCATTATATCGAAGTTCAAATGCATATTACTTTTCTTGGTTTAGCACAGTAACCTTGCATTGCAGTTTCAATTTAACGAAAGCTTTTCACATTGCACCTTGGCGAGGACATATGCCATTGCCAGCTCAGCATATTGTCGACACCCGTTCTGGGTGCATTCCATTCATGGTCATGGAAAAGAAAAAATGAGTGGCAGAATACGTAAACTTGTGGGAGCTTACGGGAGCGCTGCATCGATCCGTGGGTTTGGTGTCCGGACTCTTGATATGGACAAATGATGATTGTGGGTATAACAACGTAATAAAGGTAGCATGGGACATGCTTTTGAGCACTTCACAAACATTGGCATCAGAGTGCCGACACTACGCTGGTGTCTTTATAGACATGTGCCAATTTTTGACTCAGCTATGAGAAAATCCCAAAACAAATATTTCTATGGAACCGCCAGCCATTTAGTGTCTTTATATTCAAACAGGTATACAATGGCTGACCTATGTTGGCTTTTACAGTTTCCGTAAGTACAAGTAAACACTTTCACAAGATGTGTGACTATTTCCAAGCCTTATCAGTACAACCTAATTCAGTTTAAACATATCAGATTTTTTTCCCATCAATGTGCCATTTCTAGCGAATGGCACCTAGCTTGATAGCTGCAGGATTACCGCACATTTGTGCTAGTAAGTTGGCTCACTAACACTAGAAACTGGCAGCACTCCCTGATGCCACAACATCTCTTAACCCCTGCCTTTTGGTCATACAAACCAAAGCATTTTCAGAAGTTAGCAATTGATTGACCAGCCAAACCAGCTCGACCCAATCAGACTGACTTTATTGCCCCAAAGCTAAATCTGAGCTACAGATGAGGCGAAGTGAATGTGCTTGCCAAATTAAACACACTACATTACTGACCTGATGGACACTTCATTTCTAAtatagtgtagaccgcttataatgtaagttgccggagtcgctactatccgcactataaccaaaacaacaattttcaaggcctgcacatacgAAAAACATgaagaccaagcagccgcgcgtgcAACCGGGAGTTTTGCATATGTTTAAATTTACGCACGTTGAAAGGTTTATGTCCAAGTACCTGGGGTCTTCGCACGAAGGAGAAAAAGTAATAATAACTTTTTTTAAAAATGACGGCAACCAAAATTTCAGGCACAGTACAGTGTTTCATTCGATCACTCAGACTGATTGGCGTATGCATGGTGTCGAAAACATGGTGACCGTGGACCAAGTTACCGCCATTCGAGTGTTGCCCGTGTCCTCACATTCGTTATCAAGGTGGTTTCACCGCTTTCCACGTGTCGTACAGCCATTGCAACGCATTTCTTCGACTCGGCACCAAACCACAACTTTGGTCGCCGATGAGGCGCACTGATTAGGCCTAGCCGGCGGGGATGCTGGGCGGCATGCCGTTGCGAGAAGCTCACCCTTGATATGTTCGTACCCGTAGATGATTACATAGAGACTGCATGTGATCACACGCATGCGCTGAACTGACAGCAACGCGTACGAAGCGGAGTTTGGTTCCTCGGGCAATCAGTCGCAGCAACTACTACGAATGCCTACCAAGTTGTCTGTGTGCACACTGGTATGGCAGAAGCTCACAAGTGCACATAAAGCGTAATAGCTCCAAACTAATTTTGCGGAACACTGCTTAAACTGACAGCGCCGCACGCGCaatatctgcacttcacgacGCGCATCGCGACGagtgcacagaaactgaagccgcgTTCAGTGCAAAGTGCACCGCAACCACCGCACGCCCGCATCGCGCTGCCGccgctttttttttgttcattcgCTCCGTGTCTCATGCTCCTTCTCCACATTGCTCTCGTtgctctcctctcccatcggagggtgcaccttgttgagaagcgtgctcactACCGCGCCCGACCGTGCTTGTCGGCAGAATTTTCCCacggaagccacattataacccgtatttcgtctcacgcagctGGAGTCACGAAAACGGGAGTCAGGAAAGGCTATGTTGTAGctagttctgcactataaacggttacattaCGAGTGTTCTATATTGTACAGTCAACGATCAATTTTTCGAATATAAAGTGAAACTTGACTTGAACGAACTTCCAAGGGACCTCAGGAAAATGTTGTTAAAGTGAAAGTTCACTCAACTGAAATAAGTATGTTGCAGCTGGTTATCACGAGCTAAAGGAAACACCTGGTGTTCAAATGATATTTCAGCCCATTTATTTGTCACTCTGCTCATTTGCAAGTGGAAAATGCGCCAAGCTGCGCACTTTCCGGTGCGGTCACAATTGCTTGGTGCTGGCTCTTAATCGTAGACAATGACGACACCGGGATCCCAAATGCCTTCGCAACGTCGATTTGGCACTGCCCGGAGTCCAGCATACGCAAAGCATCTCGTTTTTCGTCTAGACACAGGCACTTTCGTTTGGCACTCATGATTAACCAGCATGCGAATGTCTTTTCTTTGTGGTTGTAGGGCTAAAGCTATAGCTGTGGTTATGGCTTTGGCTGGCTACAAGCTTATGTAGGTAGCTAATCCAAGGAACCTTGGCCTATCCAGTTCAAAGCTAAATTTAATAGGGTGCATTATTCATATCCCAATTATGAATAGTGGTTCTCAACGTAAAAATATGCTACAAAAGTGCGGGTTGTACTTGAAGTGATCAATATGACCTGGGAGACATGGCAGAATATGCCGCATGAACATGCCGCAGAATATGTTCATAGAACTGAAATGCGCACTACACTGAATTTCGTTAAACTGAATGGTGTTTGCATTGGGTGTAATGGCGCTTAGGTGGGGGATTTAAAGATGTTCGTACAATTGAATAGTTTGTTTAAATGACGTTCGTTAAAGTAGTATTTTACTGTACTTGATAATTCGGACACCGTCGTGGCACTACCATGTACCCCATATAGCCAAAGTATGTAACATGTGAAATTATGGATGCTGAAAACCTTCGATGTCCCTATTTTCCCGACTTTCTGCCGTGACCGCAGGACCAAAAATGGCATCAAAGAAGGAAACCACTGCCGCCATTTTGACTATCTCGCAGCTTCAAACCAGTGCTTTCGCATGCTGATCCGgtggcagccatagccaccactgTGGCAATGCTAGGGAAAGCTAGCTGCTGCGACATTCACTACCAAGCTTCCTGCGGTTCAGTGCAGTGTTGGTCACTCCATCTTTGTCAGTCCTCGTCGATGGCTTCAAAGTGCGGAAAGCATGGCAATGGTCAAACGATGCATAAAGCCAGTTTCCAAAATTCAGCTTCGCCGTAGTACGGCAGTGTTATGCGGCGAAGCATATTGAGGGTGGAAGGGGGCCACTGTTGCCGGACACAGAGCACTCGCCGTCTCCTGTCACACTACAAGCACCGATATTTTTTAAGAAGTATACTGCCATGCCTTCAGAGCCATTTCAGACAGGCCCGTGGTGATTTCAACATCTGGTACAGTAAAAAAGGCGTACATTAATTTTTTTCAGACTGCCCATTTTTCCCGACGTTTTCATGGCCTCTAGGGAGTCCGGAAGACCGGATGTTGTCTGTAGTCCCCAGCCTCCTGACTAAATAACTTGGTACAGTCCAGAAGAAATGTGGGCTAGCTCCACTGCAAAAGACGGGGACGATGCAACTACCTTGTGCGCCTGGTGAAGATTGCTAGGCACGCTGACATTGCGTGGAGGGGGTGGAGGACCCGTTGGCTTGAGCTGGGGCCCCGGAACCTCACCGTCCCGCGAGTCCGGAGCACCGAAGCTCTGCCTACGGGCCAAGGGAGGGGCAGCAGGTACCGCCAACCGATTGCTGTGATGAGACGGTCCCATGGTGCCAAACTTGGAAGCAGCGGCACTGACTGCCGTGGTGACCACTGCAGGGCTCTTGGGTGGTGGTGGAGGCTTGACAGCGGGTGCCCTCAGCGGCCGCTGCTTGGCGCCTCCCCCGAGGCTCGACTGGGAGGCGGACCTTGTCACCCCCGGGGGCTTGCTCGGGAGTGGAGGGCCCGTCCTGCTACGGCCAGCCACCGGGGTGGCGTCTGATGTGGGGGCCACGACACTCAGGCTGGGTTTGTGGCTTGACGGGGGAGGGGCAGGAGGTGGGCCACGAGGGCTCACATCAGCGGGGAAGGGTGAGGGGGCCGCACGACGCACAGGTGGGGTTTCGCTGGGCAGCGGTGGCTGTACAGAGTGCTTGTGCGAGCTACCCACGGCAGGACTAGAAGAAGGGGGCTGTCGAGGACCACAAGAAGGTGCACTGGTTGCTGGTTGCTGTCCTGTCCCTGCATCACAGATGCAAACGTGATGGGTTACATTACAGTCAACACCAATGGCATATTATGCTGGCTGTTTCTGAGCATTCCTGAAAAGTTTCAAAAGTTGTTTAATAGTGCAACTAAGCTTTACTACGACAGTAAGTACGCTCCTATAGTGCTAACAGAGCCAGAATGATTCTTTGTCGAATGTAATAAGGCTGCTCTGAAGTGACCAATCGAATGTATTATATGTATGTACAAAACGGAGGCTCAGTCCCAGCAGAAGGAATGAGCGAGACCAAGTAAAATTCCTAGCTGCTCTACATCTCTAGGTGCCGTGCAGCAGCTTCATCGAAGTAGTTATTTTGTAGGCGCAGCTTTCTATCTCTTCTCAAAGCACCAGTCAAGCACAGCCATGCTGGGCAGTTACTAACTCTCTTAGGGATAGAACAACGAACATGTTCCATTATTCCAGTGGTTCGCGCATCATATCTCAAGTCCGCCAGCAATAACAGGTCTTGAAAACAGGAATGAGCGCACACAGATGTGTCCACTCACCTATAAGAAGCCATGAGAACAGGCACTTAACACTGCAAGCAATACAGTACCACAAAGAGTTGGACTCTGCATGAGAGTTTTAGGCAACTTGTTCTCAGTAAGCAGGTTGTTGTGCAAGCGCACCAGACTCCTCATGCATATTAGCCCTTTGACATCTACAGGGAATATATATTTCCCATGGTTTTAGGCACTTAAACAATTGAAGGACCTATGTATTCACTTAATAATATGGTAGTCCTCcagcacaagaaaaagaaaacatctgGTCTCTGTGCAGTTTTCTTCAAAGCTCTTGCAAATTCTCAAAACTGCACTGCcaatttcttattttatttttttgtgactTCCTTATTGTGCATCACCTCAGAATGAAAAGCAAGACTTACAAACAAATACTACCTAGAATGTTGGAAGTGAAGACAAATACGGTTGAATAGTCTGATTaatttaattgtggggtttttacgtgccagaaccacaatctgtTGAATAATCTGTTCATGTCCCTAAGCTTAAGCATCTAATTTTCTGAACCAACCATTACCTGTCCAATGAAGTTATCAGAGCATGAAAGGCCTACAGGCCAAAGTATGCCCTTAAGGATATCTTGAATAAGATTAGACTACATTCAAACCCAGATATAtagaacccacatataacgaattattgtgtaaaTTGAACAGCAGTAAatatccccttgaaaatttttgtataaatttttatttttatatagaattacctatacatcgaacttttttttaatccctttcagattcgatatatcttAGTTAGACTATACTATGAAAATTTTGGCATTATGTAGGGTTATTTTGCACTTATGGATTTTTTTCTTGAATTTTCAGTAGAATGGGTTAAGTGAAAACATACAGGCCTTTAATAAGGAAGAGTTAATGGCAGCAACGCAGCAAGATCATAGACTCCTGCTCACTCTACCACTAACACCAGTCAGGAAAGATCACTGACAAAACTGACCGACATCAACAGCCAATGAGGCAGGAATATGTAAAAGTGAGCgagagcatgaaaaaaaaaaaaagtgcactctGCAACTGACACATACTTAAACAAAATCAACTGCTTTTCCATTGCATGCTTATATGTACTATcgacccaaaaagtttacggaccacgggacctcagaaaacgctaaatatctgagcagcctttaaatgtagccagtaaaaccgtatatcacaatgttgttcgcatataccagtagaggctggaaatgggaataccaggctgcgtatTAAAGTTACAGAGATATtgagctttttgtcagatcccttggtccgtaaacttttttggtcgatagtacgtaaaGAAAGCATTCACAAACATTCCTGGTATGTACGTGTACCCCCTTCACCAACCACACCAACCATGAAAGTTTTCAGCACACAAGAccctttggcgttgcgctgctaagcacgaggtcacgggattgaatcctGGCCGCAGCAGCCGTATTTTGataggagcgaaatgcaaaaatgcccgtgtaccatgcattgggtgcacgttaaagaaccccagatggtccaaactaatccggagtcccccactacggcgtaccccataaccagatcatggttttggcgcgtaataccacagaatttaattaatttaaggCCAGAGACCCAGCAAAAGACTAAAGTCTGTCACAGCCTCTGTGTCCGCCCTCATATTCAAAGGTGCAGAGGATACTTCCCCACATGACTACCATATTGCTTGCCTAAATTCCAGACTGAGTGGCAACGTAGCAACAAGATTTAAACTTTTTGCAAATTCCGCGCACCAACAACACTTGCAATCGACTGTACTGTGCAGTCCACTGTTAAAGGTAACATGTGACTGTGGAGCACATATAAATTCTTCCCTCTGGCAATTATGCAATCGCCACGCTTTGCAGCTGATGACTTGCCGCTGGTGGCACTTACACCTTTCTATGCCTGAATGCAGTGCATTTACATAGCTTCAGCAGGAACTTGCTGCAAGAGCATCATATAAGTGAAAGCCGCATATTGGGGTGTTTTACTTAACAGTGAACTGTACTCTACATCAACAGTGGAAAGGTAGACACTTGAGCAATGACATTCATTTCTTTCAAATCAAGATCTTCAAACAGGAGAACGTCAGCTCTCACAAGTCATCGCATTCTGTTCCTACTGTTATTCTAGTGCTGGTGGTCATTTACATAGCACGATCGATGTGCAACTAAAACGCATCTGGCGTTTCATATGTCATCAATGTCATAGATACACAACCTTTACCTTAGCCCCACTCACGCCACGTGATCAGACACGCATGCCATTTGCCTGTAGAGGTTTCCACCGTTCTACAAGCATTTTAAAGTTGCTTCTTTGTTTTAGGATGAGATAAGTAGCTGTCAGGGTTTAACATTGTTTTGTGTTCTTGCCAGTTATTTACCTTGTACTTCTGTGCCTTGTTTTGATAATTAGGCTGTTAATATCTGAATGTCATGTTTAATTGCTTGTTTTACGCTTGTTCTAATACATTTTCTAGTTCTTTTATTTGCAGGTACTGGTTCTGTGATTCAAATAAGTTAGTAAGTAGTTAAATAAATTGTAATGAATTGTAATGAAGAACATGAAAGTAGTGCTAGAAGCACTGTAACTGCTATGACATGACGGTCGACTGCGAGCTGATGGTAAAAAGACTTGTTGTTGCACTAGCTTCTTAAATACGACTAACAGTAATAAATTTCctttacaaaataaataaatatcaggTGCAGAAAACACAATTTCAATTTAGGAAAAAAATATGAGTGCAAGAAAAGTGAATCCCTGTACATCAGGGGAGTATCACAGGACTGCTGCACAGTGAACAAATGGGCTCACCAGACACTGCAGTTCCCGTAGGTCGTAACCTTGGCATGCCTCCAGCAAACAGCCCTGCCAACCCAGGAGGAGCAGCCAGCTTTCCAGAGCTGTTTGATGATGCTGAGGAGCCTCCCTTTTTGGTACCTATGGCAGAAACACAACAAAAATTGTTGACACGCCAACAATTGCACGCCAATTTAAGCAAGCAATACGTCAAAGACAGTGAAGCCGTATAAGTGAGTTCTAAGTACTAGGGTTCTATTAGCCGACTTCTTAGCGATGCAACGCTCTGGTCATACTCATGCAGGGCTCCCACGCAAACTGTGTTGCTGACCATGCCATCAGTTTCCACCGCTGCAGCCGTACAAACACCTAG
This genomic stretch from Dermacentor silvarum isolate Dsil-2018 chromosome 2, BIME_Dsil_1.4, whole genome shotgun sequence harbors:
- the LOC119442276 gene encoding WAS/WASL-interacting protein family member 3-like, encoding MPPPPPPPPPMGGLGPPKLGNTMTTPDRSALLSQIRGGAALKKAVTNDRSAPVIDGTKKGGSSASSNSSGKLAAPPGLAGLFAGGMPRLRPTGTAVSGTGQQPATSAPSCGPRQPPSSSPAVGSSHKHSVQPPLPSETPPVRRAAPSPFPADVSPRGPPPAPPPSSHKPSLSVVAPTSDATPVAGRSRTGPPLPSKPPGVTRSASQSSLGGGAKQRPLRAPAVKPPPPPKSPAVVTTAVSAAASKFGTMGPSHHSNRLAVPAAPPLARRQSFGAPDSRDGEVPGPQLKPTGPPPPPRNVSVPSNLHQAHKARAVPPAPPARGQAPVGRPPPPPRGREPPPLPTSAPPPLPSSGPPPLPTSVPPPLPTSAPPQLPQRGAPPQPPHQTAKPTAMVAPTRPSPTPPQRSSSVRNPASASSSAFESRFRFNSIDQIPAPHYVATKDKRYPSKVVQKQNHQRQAPLPPMSLHASGFVAHQTPV